From Thermodesulfobacteriota bacterium, the proteins below share one genomic window:
- a CDS encoding class III extradiol ring-cleavage dioxygenase: MGPGPRGLVGTPAPLPAAEIPVFQLSLDYSFNDWHPKPVQHHYDLARELAPLREQGVLVVGSGNIVHNLWPASTGTWTPAPNPWAVEFDERVRQCLVSGNHRDLVAFESLGPSASLAVPTLDHYLPMVYALALQEAGEPVTFVHEGMENASIS; this comes from the coding sequence GTGGGGCCTGGACCACGGGGCCTGGTCGGTACTCCGGCACCTCTCCCCGCGGCCGAAATCCCGGTCTTCCAGCTGAGCCTGGACTACTCCTTCAACGACTGGCACCCCAAGCCCGTGCAACACCACTACGACCTCGCCCGGGAGCTCGCGCCCCTGCGGGAGCAGGGGGTGCTCGTGGTGGGGAGCGGGAACATCGTCCACAACCTGTGGCCCGCATCGACTGGGACATGGACGCCCGCCCCCAACCCCTGGGCCGTGGAGTTCGACGAGCGGGTCAGGCAGTGCCTGGTCTCCGGCAACCATCGGGACCTGGTGGCCTTCGAGAGTCTGGGCCCGAGCGCGTCCCTGGCGGTGCCGACGCTGGACCACTACCTCCCCATGGTCTACGCGCTCGCCCTCCAGGAGGCCGGCGAGCCGGTGACCTTCGTCCACGAGGGGATGGAGAACGCTTCGATCTCC
- a CDS encoding PIN domain-containing protein: MILVDTGPIVALFDRRDPDHAGCETFLRGIREPLLTTVPVLTEAFHLLSPGGRAAVALAEFVRRRGLRVHFLDEAALGRALELMDEYADRPMDLADASLVVAAEAHRCLTVWTIDRGDFAAYRARVGKGHKAFSVVR; the protein is encoded by the coding sequence ATGATCCTGGTGGACACCGGCCCCATCGTGGCTCTCTTCGACAGGAGGGATCCGGACCATGCGGGCTGCGAAACCTTCCTGCGCGGCATACGAGAGCCCCTGCTCACCACCGTGCCCGTACTCACCGAGGCTTTCCACCTCCTCTCGCCCGGAGGCCGCGCCGCCGTGGCCCTTGCGGAGTTCGTGCGTCGGCGCGGCCTGCGGGTCCACTTCCTCGACGAAGCGGCCTTGGGCCGTGCCTTGGAGCTCATGGACGAGTATGCGGATCGTCCGATGGACCTCGCCGACGCGTCCCTCGTCGTTGCGGCCGAGGCCCATCGGTGCCTCACGGTGTGGACCATCGACCGGGGCGACTTCGCCGCGTACCGCGCCCGAGTTGGCAAAGGGCACAAGGCCTTCTCGGTCGTACGTTGA